One genomic region from Microcystis panniformis FACHB-1757 encodes:
- a CDS encoding DUF3531 family protein, with product MQVQFREFNPFDVWFWLEFSTVPSNSVISNQLSVISG from the coding sequence ATGCAAGTACAATTTCGCGAATTTAATCCTTTTGATGTCTGGTTTTGGCTGGAATTTTCGACGGTTCCCTCGAATTCAGTTATCAGTAATCAGTTATCAGTTATCAGTGGGTAA
- a CDS encoding DUF3531 family protein yields MQVQFREFNPFDVWFWLEFSTVPSNMEQQYVEEVFASWFYLGKLGAFNAENLQVQEVGIDISYMEYDPDMAENAFMSPMHNMTDFEYLGTWGRCWFDLGTSDLIALDILINALTQLSKDFVDIKRLIIGGENQDWPVSDRSNYLFSE; encoded by the coding sequence ATGCAAGTACAATTTCGCGAATTTAATCCTTTTGATGTCTGGTTTTGGCTGGAATTTTCGACGGTTCCCTCGAATATGGAACAGCAATATGTAGAAGAAGTTTTTGCCTCTTGGTTTTATTTGGGTAAATTAGGGGCTTTCAATGCCGAAAACCTACAGGTACAGGAGGTGGGAATCGATATTAGTTATATGGAATACGATCCAGATATGGCCGAAAATGCCTTTATGTCACCGATGCACAATATGACCGATTTTGAATACTTAGGTACTTGGGGACGTTGCTGGTTTGATCTCGGTACTAGCGATCTTATTGCTTTGGATATTTTAATCAATGCCTTGACCCAATTAAGTAAGGATTTTGTCGATATTAAACGTTTAATTATCGGGGGAGAAAATCAAGATTGGCCAGTCAGCGATCGCAGTAATTATCTTTTTAGCGAATAA
- a CDS encoding GH116 family glycosyl hydrolase, with amino-acid sequence MLNLVSLPEIPAAAWKRPLGKGWEKPYSVRYASNLDDGPWHGMPLGGFGAGCIGRSPKGDFNLWHLDGGEHSFNSLAACQFSIFEQTEDGSAQAYAMATESPKDGTLSRWSWYPAEKGTYSALYPRSWYEYKDVFQTQLICEQFSPVWAHNYQESSYPIALFEWTVHNPTDKPITISIMLTWQNTIGWFTNAIKSPVVKVRDDGSPVYEYQSKWGESEGNYNQWIVDNFRVGCLMRRDYENPGEGDGQMAIASITNPSLEVFYLGKWNPAGDGGEVWDYFAMNGSLPDIEDETPAEKGEQTATAMAIRFTIRPGKTRKIPFILAWDLPVTEFAQGINYYRRYTDFFGRNGQNAWAMVRTALKHGDTWRENIINWQKPILERTDLAAWFKMALFNELYLLTDGGTLWTAATEQDPIGQFGVLECIDYRWYESLDVRLYGSFGLLMLWPRLEKAVMEAFARAIPSSDDTPRIIGYNQASAIRKAKNATPHDLGAPNEHPWQKSNYTSYQDCNLWKDLGSDFVLLVYRDYLLTGAKDEDFLRECWPSIVLTLQYLKTFDLDNDGIPENSGAPDQTFDDWRLQGISAYCGGLWIAALEATLKIGEIIGEDTAIFTSWLQQSRAIYHQTLWNGEYYNLDSGSGSDVVMTDQLCGQFYARLLALPDVVENQYTQSALSKIYQACFLKFHGGKFGAANGLKPDGTPENPEATHPLEVWVGINFGLVAFLLQMGMEKQGWQITEAVVRQVYENGLQFRTPEAITSVGTFRACHYLRAMAIWAIYGVLTEFQG; translated from the coding sequence ATGCTTAATCTCGTCTCCCTTCCAGAAATTCCCGCCGCCGCTTGGAAACGTCCTCTCGGCAAAGGTTGGGAAAAACCCTACAGCGTCCGCTATGCCAGCAATTTAGATGATGGTCCTTGGCATGGGATGCCTCTGGGGGGATTTGGGGCCGGTTGCATCGGACGTTCCCCCAAAGGTGACTTTAACCTCTGGCATCTGGACGGCGGTGAACACAGTTTTAATAGCCTTGCGGCCTGTCAATTTAGCATTTTTGAACAAACAGAAGACGGAAGCGCCCAAGCCTACGCTATGGCGACGGAAAGCCCCAAGGATGGAACATTATCGCGCTGGTCGTGGTATCCAGCCGAAAAGGGAACATATTCTGCCCTTTATCCCCGCAGTTGGTACGAGTACAAAGATGTTTTTCAGACTCAATTAATTTGCGAACAATTCTCACCGGTTTGGGCGCATAATTACCAAGAAAGTAGTTATCCTATAGCCCTATTTGAATGGACGGTTCATAACCCCACCGATAAACCGATTACTATTAGTATTATGCTGACTTGGCAAAATACAATCGGTTGGTTTACTAACGCGATTAAATCCCCAGTGGTTAAGGTGAGAGATGATGGTAGTCCCGTCTATGAATATCAATCAAAATGGGGGGAAAGTGAGGGTAATTATAATCAATGGATTGTCGATAATTTCCGCGTTGGCTGTCTGATGCGTCGGGATTACGAAAACCCCGGGGAAGGGGATGGACAGATGGCGATTGCCAGTATTACTAATCCGAGTCTAGAGGTATTCTATCTGGGTAAATGGAACCCTGCCGGCGATGGGGGCGAAGTTTGGGACTATTTCGCCATGAATGGCTCTTTACCGGATATTGAGGACGAAACCCCTGCCGAAAAAGGGGAACAAACGGCCACGGCCATGGCGATTCGTTTTACCATTCGTCCGGGGAAAACTCGCAAAATTCCCTTTATTTTAGCTTGGGATTTACCCGTCACGGAATTTGCCCAAGGAATTAACTATTATCGTCGTTATACGGACTTTTTCGGTCGCAATGGTCAAAATGCTTGGGCGATGGTACGCACGGCTTTAAAACACGGCGATACATGGCGAGAAAATATTATTAACTGGCAAAAACCGATCCTAGAACGCACCGATCTGGCTGCTTGGTTTAAAATGGCTTTATTTAACGAATTATACCTGTTAACGGACGGCGGCACTCTCTGGACGGCAGCCACGGAACAGGATCCCATCGGTCAATTTGGGGTCTTAGAATGTATTGATTATCGTTGGTATGAAAGTCTTGATGTGCGTCTCTATGGTTCCTTTGGGTTACTGATGTTATGGCCGCGCTTAGAAAAGGCCGTGATGGAAGCTTTTGCGAGGGCAATTCCCAGCAGTGACGACACTCCTCGAATTATCGGTTATAACCAAGCTAGTGCCATTCGTAAGGCTAAAAATGCCACTCCCCACGATTTAGGCGCACCCAATGAACACCCTTGGCAAAAGAGCAATTACACCAGTTATCAAGATTGTAATCTCTGGAAAGATTTAGGCAGTGATTTTGTTTTATTAGTTTATCGGGATTATTTATTAACGGGGGCTAAAGATGAGGATTTTCTGCGGGAATGTTGGCCGTCAATTGTCCTGACTTTGCAATATTTAAAAACTTTTGACCTTGATAACGATGGCATCCCCGAAAATTCTGGTGCACCAGACCAAACCTTTGATGATTGGCGTTTACAGGGAATTAGTGCCTATTGTGGTGGTTTGTGGATAGCGGCCCTAGAAGCGACGCTTAAAATTGGCGAAATCATTGGAGAAGATACAGCAATTTTTACCAGTTGGTTACAGCAATCTCGCGCTATTTATCATCAGACTCTCTGGAATGGAGAATATTATAATTTAGATAGTGGCAGTGGTTCCGATGTGGTGATGACTGACCAATTATGCGGTCAATTTTATGCCCGTTTATTGGCTTTACCGGATGTGGTAGAAAATCAATACACGCAATCAGCTTTAAGTAAGATTTATCAGGCTTGTTTTCTCAAGTTTCATGGGGGAAAATTTGGGGCAGCAAATGGGTTAAAACCCGATGGTACTCCCGAAAATCCCGAGGCAACTCATCCCTTAGAAGTTTGGGTAGGAATTAATTTTGGGTTGGTGGCTTTTTTACTACAAATGGGAATGGAAAAGCAAGGATGGCAAATTACGGAAGCGGTGGTGCGACAAGTTTATGAAAATGGCCTACAATTTCGCACCCCGGAAGCAATAACATCGGTGGGAACTTTTCGCGCCTGTCATTATTTACGCGCCATGGCTATCTGGGCTATCTATGGGGTTTTGACGGAATTTCAGGGATAA
- a CDS encoding CPBP family glutamic-type intramembrane protease yields the protein MSVSYTMKRTISRIVWILLSLAAIALAVFLFSPRPVEEAKADYWIMSRLAVNQPGYFPLEQSLDPRWYRPIAPWIGRLILPKPEEYSATPGEDWTWLQVYQAPRPDLVGQKVRLGWRQSPALARYLGLVTKDIRFTPEAIESEKQGNILPTRLNGRSGVGPLQALAGSRPLDDVVVSFPDAEIGETSLQVERMPLIVTGRFVALVKIIGEAPLRTPTDIPKVCPGSPPCGSELFRVQHYNRDSGQFDGSSEVIRIPQQPLVSGGRFISTPRQLAAASEGKEGWYIYGVQGRDNLFTVQALKPRSLFQLQPTEILTGVRSGQDYITRGTWNDTPARKGTASRVTVLPEGEKKSWKEGDKGIGIHLFGGIGGKKGESIQLATVTGHFSYFLYEVIRDAQTGELQWQLDYDQVYAHNPQGILSGYQSWANYTGSLERGWLNSRPISDAIVKLDLLEDYNFGGVSLSPLTEFRKQLEIMMARYRIGDGTGVSSVTPATSCVQDSNQALYITIATLRHQFETDPKIAAWLTTHADDPETLRFQRLGQLGDRLEQVLAPRGVIRADWRQNAQILAGITDSRGKGFIRENTLANALLSWRSMLPRGSNDVIGEIFLRSGATLWFLRTNQVGGAMPEILPLAPTKLFGEMPMIAPMLRRTLGALVLPLTGRDWGVTAIGLGLYAVIALTIGFRSGFLRWHFPEGRPLEILKMLVFCFFFPAFWEEFVFRVLLIPHPETATSTANLILSALVSITLFTVYHPLNAIIFYKKGNPTFFQPIFLILAALLGLTCTVIYWLTGSLWTISVLHWLVVVVWLLFLNGLSRLTRRSKQGSF from the coding sequence ATGAGCGTCAGCTATACCATGAAAAGAACGATTTCCCGGATTGTCTGGATACTTCTCTCGCTGGCGGCGATCGCTCTAGCGGTGTTTCTGTTCAGTCCGCGCCCCGTGGAAGAAGCCAAGGCTGACTACTGGATCATGAGTCGGTTAGCGGTCAATCAACCGGGCTATTTTCCCCTAGAGCAATCCCTCGATCCGCGATGGTATCGCCCGATCGCCCCCTGGATCGGTCGCCTGATTTTGCCAAAACCGGAGGAATATTCGGCCACACCGGGGGAAGATTGGACTTGGTTGCAGGTTTACCAAGCACCCCGGCCGGATTTAGTCGGTCAAAAAGTTCGTTTAGGTTGGCGGCAATCCCCGGCACTGGCTCGATATTTAGGACTGGTTACTAAGGATATTCGCTTCACTCCAGAGGCGATCGAGAGTGAAAAACAGGGAAATATCCTACCGACTCGCTTGAATGGTCGTTCAGGGGTCGGACCACTGCAAGCGCTGGCCGGATCGCGACCGCTCGATGATGTGGTCGTCAGCTTTCCCGATGCAGAAATCGGGGAAACGTCATTACAAGTGGAGCGAATGCCCTTGATCGTTACCGGGCGCTTCGTGGCATTGGTGAAAATTATCGGCGAAGCTCCCCTCCGAACCCCCACCGACATCCCCAAGGTTTGCCCCGGTTCACCCCCCTGTGGGAGCGAACTTTTCCGAGTGCAACACTATAACCGCGACAGTGGACAATTCGACGGCAGCTCGGAAGTGATCCGCATTCCCCAACAACCCTTAGTTTCTGGAGGACGTTTTATCTCCACCCCTCGACAGTTAGCAGCAGCAAGCGAAGGAAAGGAGGGCTGGTATATCTACGGGGTGCAGGGACGGGATAACCTCTTTACCGTTCAAGCGCTCAAACCCCGATCGCTGTTTCAACTGCAACCGACGGAAATCCTGACTGGGGTGCGATCGGGCCAAGATTACATCACCCGTGGCACTTGGAACGATACCCCCGCCCGCAAAGGAACCGCCAGTCGGGTAACAGTCCTGCCGGAGGGTGAAAAAAAATCGTGGAAAGAGGGGGATAAAGGAATAGGAATTCATCTCTTCGGGGGAATCGGCGGTAAAAAAGGCGAATCAATACAATTGGCAACGGTAACGGGTCATTTTTCCTATTTTCTCTACGAAGTGATTCGGGATGCCCAGACGGGAGAGCTGCAGTGGCAGCTCGATTACGATCAGGTGTATGCTCACAATCCCCAGGGGATTTTATCGGGATATCAGAGTTGGGCGAACTATACGGGTAGTTTAGAGCGGGGATGGCTTAATTCCCGACCCATATCCGATGCGATCGTGAAATTAGACCTATTGGAGGATTACAACTTTGGCGGGGTTTCTCTGTCCCCCCTGACAGAATTCCGCAAGCAGTTAGAGATCATGATGGCTCGCTACCGAATCGGGGACGGGACCGGGGTTTCTAGTGTTACCCCCGCGACTTCCTGCGTCCAGGACTCGAATCAGGCCCTTTATATCACGATCGCTACCCTGCGCCACCAGTTTGAAACCGATCCAAAGATCGCCGCTTGGTTGACAACCCATGCCGACGATCCGGAAACCTTGCGTTTTCAACGTTTGGGACAATTGGGCGATCGTTTAGAACAAGTATTAGCTCCCCGGGGGGTGATCCGGGCCGATTGGCGGCAAAACGCCCAAATTCTCGCCGGTATCACCGATAGTCGCGGAAAAGGCTTTATTCGGGAAAATACACTGGCCAACGCTCTACTAAGCTGGCGCTCGATGTTACCGCGAGGCAGCAATGACGTGATCGGTGAGATTTTCTTGCGGTCAGGAGCTACTCTCTGGTTCCTCCGTACTAATCAGGTTGGGGGAGCGATGCCGGAGATTTTACCCCTCGCACCGACCAAGTTATTCGGGGAAATGCCGATGATCGCGCCAATGCTCCGTCGCACTTTGGGAGCGCTCGTGCTGCCCCTTACCGGTCGGGATTGGGGGGTGACGGCGATCGGATTGGGATTGTACGCTGTGATCGCCCTGACCATCGGTTTCCGGTCGGGTTTTTTACGTTGGCACTTCCCCGAAGGGAGACCGTTAGAGATACTGAAAATGCTCGTCTTTTGTTTTTTCTTCCCGGCATTCTGGGAGGAATTCGTCTTTCGGGTGCTGTTAATTCCCCATCCGGAAACGGCAACTTCCACAGCTAACCTGATCCTCTCTGCTTTGGTCAGCATCACGCTTTTTACCGTCTATCATCCCCTCAATGCAATTATTTTTTACAAAAAGGGCAATCCGACTTTTTTTCAGCCTATTTTCTTGATTTTAGCGGCTTTATTGGGATTAACTTGCACGGTTATCTATTGGCTGACCGGTTCTCTCTGGACGATCTCGGTGCTGCATTGGTTGGTGGTGGTGGTTTGGTTGCTGTTTTTGAACGGTCTATCTCGACTGACAAGGCGATCGAAGCAAGGCAGTTTTTAA
- a CDS encoding VMAP-C domain-containing protein, producing MGNGMDEEIKYYLIACGTKDYNAFEQLPSVETDLELVKSLFTSGFGYERVLPSLHLNPTTNDLKILFPNWLRDRERHGTKNILIFYYSGHGEYCPGDRHYLILEDTNSDDIPSTALPTQDLVLPLNNKQVKISQILYIIDTCYSQSGAGDIIKFVSDAIKQYEAVRGANIAIHVMAACRAKDTAIEGVLSRSLQQALDDIEAIEFYSHSGYVDLGWLVHKMNQNVDSNQRVNYSALGIETYARFFPTYPKADQKWENQRFNLIEKLFNILNINSDNSLFLINSFLLVYEDPKSSSISNIQELREKLKDLSSKPVNKEICPLILFSEWCRLKLFKDETLDIADNIDTWKVEAVRYRDGVQLDTIKKYARELWDKFNKNIELEGRIQIVISPAIDKHNNTGLQTEYFHVNTMFFVGINNKIKLWNIYKKEQGFMLEEMQNSFYQVIPEMFYYLPDRVRLEIEFFLPFALLKHSLEDIKFRCGEGPSIGYEYPVFINSFDRYFDEDFREIRDKIEEIKRALWENNSDLDQKDYYIGTEPSIADLEDIVESLPIAVWSRNANQPMTDNDLKPSEWRNWPDKTKELRRNKRKIALFWDDPYPKPSPRPRPLNTRVVESNGR from the coding sequence ATGGGTAATGGTATGGATGAAGAAATCAAGTATTATCTAATTGCTTGTGGGACGAAGGATTACAACGCATTCGAGCAATTACCCAGCGTCGAGACGGATTTAGAACTGGTGAAAAGTCTGTTTACCAGTGGTTTTGGATATGAAAGAGTTCTGCCAAGTTTACACTTGAATCCCACAACTAACGATCTTAAAATACTATTCCCTAATTGGCTTCGGGATAGAGAGCGGCATGGAACGAAAAATATTCTTATTTTTTACTATTCTGGTCATGGCGAATATTGTCCAGGTGATAGACATTATCTCATACTGGAAGACACAAATAGTGACGATATACCTTCAACGGCTTTACCGACTCAAGACTTAGTTCTTCCTCTTAACAATAAGCAAGTAAAAATCTCTCAAATTCTCTATATTATTGATACTTGTTACTCCCAAAGTGGTGCGGGAGATATTATAAAATTCGTTAGCGATGCGATCAAACAATATGAAGCGGTTCGAGGAGCTAATATAGCTATTCATGTTATGGCAGCTTGTAGGGCAAAAGATACAGCGATCGAAGGCGTTTTATCCCGATCGCTGCAACAAGCTCTCGATGATATAGAAGCGATCGAGTTTTATTCCCACTCTGGATATGTCGATCTAGGTTGGTTGGTTCATAAAATGAACCAAAATGTTGACAGTAATCAGCGTGTTAATTATTCTGCGCTAGGAATTGAAACCTATGCTAGGTTTTTTCCTACTTATCCTAAAGCTGACCAAAAATGGGAAAATCAACGATTTAATTTAATCGAAAAACTTTTCAATATTTTAAATATTAATTCTGATAATAGTTTATTTTTAATCAACTCTTTTCTGTTAGTCTATGAGGATCCTAAATCATCATCTATTTCAAACATACAAGAGCTTAGAGAAAAACTAAAAGATTTATCTAGTAAGCCAGTTAATAAAGAAATATGTCCTTTGATTTTATTTTCTGAGTGGTGCAGATTGAAGTTATTTAAGGATGAAACCCTAGATATTGCTGACAATATTGATACTTGGAAAGTTGAAGCTGTTCGATATAGGGATGGTGTGCAGTTAGACACAATCAAAAAATATGCGAGAGAATTGTGGGATAAATTTAATAAAAATATCGAACTAGAAGGAAGAATACAAATTGTAATCTCACCCGCAATTGATAAACATAATAATACTGGCTTACAAACAGAATATTTTCATGTAAATACGATGTTTTTTGTGGGAATAAACAATAAAATTAAGTTATGGAATATCTATAAAAAAGAACAAGGTTTTATGTTAGAAGAAATGCAAAATAGTTTCTATCAGGTAATTCCTGAAATGTTTTACTATTTACCCGATCGAGTGAGACTAGAGATTGAATTTTTCCTTCCATTTGCTTTGCTGAAACACTCCCTAGAAGATATTAAGTTTAGATGCGGTGAGGGGCCATCTATCGGATACGAGTATCCTGTTTTTATTAACTCCTTCGATCGCTATTTCGATGAAGATTTCCGAGAAATACGCGACAAGATCGAGGAGATCAAGAGAGCTTTATGGGAAAATAATAGCGATCTTGACCAGAAAGATTACTACATCGGAACCGAACCATCGATCGCCGATCTGGAAGATATCGTGGAATCCCTGCCGATCGCCGTCTGGAGTCGAAACGCCAACCAACCGATGACAGATAACGATCTAAAACCCTCGGAATGGAGAAACTGGCCCGATAAGACCAAAGAATTACGCAGAAACAAGCGAAAAATCGCCCTTTTCTGGGACGATCCATACCCCAAACCCTCCCCGAGACCGAGACCTCTAAACACGAGAGTGGTGGAATCCAATGGCCGATAA
- a CDS encoding AAA family ATPase, with protein sequence MADKPVPKPEDLRIYRGLTLSADSLPTPKEQRKHLDRIPPPPPWRSFSLSPEEWTKAAKSQKIPPKQGKIDPRALGFVADKKAVELVNAALCLRRPLLIEGNPGAGKTSLAYAVARELGLPGPYRWSIVSRTTLKEGLYAYDAIGRLQEASLQRQKVGEGGEYEEPDIGSYLRLGPMGMAFYQSRPGRPAVLLIDEIDKSDIDMPNDLLHIFEEGFFEIPELTRLKTGNQSVLPYRGQQEDSEEKIPIDRGCVSCQEFPLVFMTSNEAREFPPAFLRRCLRLRLEQPDNEDDFYRILEQRFPPESLNQLDEPARNLIREFLDRIKRKDKLATDQLLNAVYLLLQGNDLTATDRQSLLDTIFKSLQG encoded by the coding sequence ATGGCCGATAAACCAGTTCCCAAACCAGAAGACCTTCGCATCTATCGGGGTTTGACCCTGAGTGCCGATAGTTTACCCACACCCAAAGAACAAAGAAAACACCTCGATCGCATCCCACCGCCACCTCCTTGGCGCAGTTTTAGCCTGTCCCCGGAAGAATGGACAAAAGCGGCAAAATCGCAGAAAATACCGCCCAAACAGGGAAAAATCGACCCTAGGGCTTTAGGATTCGTCGCGGATAAAAAAGCGGTGGAATTGGTGAATGCTGCCCTCTGTTTGCGTCGTCCCCTACTGATCGAGGGCAACCCCGGCGCCGGCAAGACTTCCCTGGCCTACGCAGTGGCGCGGGAATTGGGATTACCCGGCCCCTACCGTTGGTCGATCGTTTCCCGCACCACCCTTAAAGAGGGTCTTTATGCCTACGATGCGATCGGACGGTTACAGGAAGCTTCCCTACAAAGACAGAAAGTGGGAGAGGGGGGAGAGTACGAGGAGCCGGATATCGGCAGCTATCTAAGATTAGGCCCCATGGGGATGGCTTTTTATCAATCCCGTCCAGGACGACCGGCGGTGCTGCTAATTGATGAGATCGATAAAAGCGATATCGATATGCCTAACGATCTCCTCCATATTTTCGAGGAGGGATTTTTTGAGATCCCGGAACTGACACGATTAAAAACCGGCAACCAATCCGTTCTTCCCTATCGCGGTCAACAGGAGGACAGCGAGGAAAAAATCCCGATCGATCGAGGTTGTGTGTCTTGTCAGGAGTTCCCCCTAGTATTCATGACCAGTAACGAGGCCCGGGAGTTTCCCCCCGCTTTCCTGCGTCGATGTTTGCGTTTAAGACTCGAACAACCCGACAACGAGGATGATTTCTATCGGATACTAGAGCAACGTTTCCCCCCGGAGAGCCTAAATCAATTGGACGAACCGGCCAGAAATCTGATCCGGGAATTTCTCGATCGAATTAAACGCAAAGACAAACTAGCCACGGATCAACTGCTCAACGCGGTCTATCTGTTACTACAGGGAAACGACCTCACCGCCACCGATCGCCAATCGCTGCTAGACACCATCTTTAAATCCTTGCAAGGGTAG
- a CDS encoding SAV_2336 N-terminal domain-related protein produces MEGKKAIWWEDEREMAELIWCAAYLDRIIAPWSIEQSEQSEATSSNDKEDNRSSGSGEETPPPGAIESTLPVAYPENIDRQTQTSRKRDSVESDRSSPVRVPDPFPIPEPTAISKAILPLARRVPGLRADELDIEVTVERTAEAGGLPILAFRPPLERWLEVHLLIDRSPPMEFWGDLAGGMTTLFRWQGFFRDVRVWWFETGENEARLLSGAGQIERNPRSLVAPSGNRLFIVLTDTLGKAWRSGSAFATLADLGKEHPVTIAHIFPQELWQRTALEGAILRPLIAPGPASANAILQVGERLRTKQILYRFPIFNLSPAHFATWAKFIAGSGGNSIQGVLMGATTAGVNMGETGEEEAAAPEAESPEELLRGFLIDASPLARELAKVLAAVPLIPPVMRLAQRRFLPDSKHWHLAEVFFSGLVEKSTFSPEGATVTDAWYDFYPGIRQLLLADSAARRTIDIWRGIGDHIRDHYGEFRDFSALIPNPQGSLADAVSDRSLYFAEVDAAVLRTWGGEYADIAQDIEERVRQRKQEILTPEKLLKFPFKTLYVNKRGIITKRESLEAYYYEEPLGKGIEPLTMVAIPGGTFLMGSPGEKDDFKSEKPQHPVSVSAFYLSQTLITLAQWRFVAHLPREGKDLNPDPASFKESDNNPVESVSWYDAIEFCARLSRHTGKNYRLPSEAEWEYACRAGTTTPFHFGETITAELANYNSSKVYQQEKAKKSPHKTTPVRSYPPNAFGLYDMHGNVWEWCLDPWHRDYQGAPPTDGSVWDETNNDNRYENLLNSINELLTDKRIGVLRGGSWYLNPYYCRSAYRISDFRRDYNYYNLGFRVVCGAGRTL; encoded by the coding sequence ATGGAAGGGAAAAAAGCCATCTGGTGGGAAGACGAGAGGGAAATGGCAGAACTGATCTGGTGCGCTGCTTACCTCGATCGAATTATCGCGCCTTGGTCGATTGAGCAGTCTGAACAGTCGGAAGCAACCTCATCTAATGATAAGGAGGATAACCGGTCATCCGGCAGCGGTGAAGAAACCCCTCCCCCCGGAGCGATCGAGTCAACGCTCCCCGTTGCCTATCCCGAAAACATCGATCGCCAGACGCAGACCTCCCGGAAGCGCGATTCGGTCGAGAGCGATCGTTCTTCTCCCGTTCGCGTCCCCGATCCCTTTCCGATACCCGAACCCACCGCTATCAGTAAGGCAATTCTTCCCCTAGCGCGTCGCGTGCCTGGATTACGGGCCGACGAGTTGGATATCGAGGTTACAGTGGAACGGACGGCCGAAGCGGGGGGATTACCGATTCTCGCTTTCCGACCCCCCCTAGAACGTTGGTTAGAGGTTCACCTGTTGATCGATCGCTCTCCCCCGATGGAATTTTGGGGAGATCTAGCGGGGGGAATGACCACCCTCTTCCGTTGGCAAGGCTTTTTTAGGGATGTGCGGGTTTGGTGGTTCGAGACGGGTGAAAATGAAGCTCGTTTGCTTTCCGGCGCCGGGCAAATCGAACGGAACCCTCGCAGTCTGGTTGCACCCTCTGGGAACCGACTTTTTATTGTCCTAACCGATACTTTGGGGAAAGCTTGGCGATCGGGGTCTGCCTTCGCCACCCTAGCGGATCTGGGAAAAGAACACCCCGTCACCATCGCTCACATTTTCCCGCAGGAGCTATGGCAACGAACCGCTTTAGAGGGAGCAATCCTCCGGCCTTTGATTGCACCGGGTCCCGCTTCTGCCAATGCAATACTGCAAGTGGGGGAAAGACTCCGCACGAAGCAGATTCTCTATCGGTTCCCTATTTTCAATCTATCCCCTGCTCACTTTGCAACCTGGGCGAAATTTATCGCTGGGAGCGGTGGTAACTCGATTCAGGGGGTTTTAATGGGAGCAACCACTGCGGGGGTGAATATGGGTGAAACCGGAGAAGAAGAGGCAGCCGCTCCGGAAGCGGAATCCCCGGAAGAGTTATTGAGAGGCTTTTTAATCGATGCCAGTCCCTTGGCCCGAGAACTGGCTAAAGTGCTGGCGGCCGTTCCCCTGATTCCTCCGGTGATGCGATTGGCACAGCGGCGATTTTTACCCGATAGTAAACATTGGCATCTAGCGGAGGTCTTTTTTAGCGGACTGGTCGAAAAATCTACCTTTAGTCCGGAAGGAGCGACGGTTACGGATGCTTGGTACGATTTTTACCCCGGCATTCGTCAGTTACTGTTGGCAGATAGTGCCGCTAGACGCACGATCGATATTTGGCGCGGCATCGGCGATCATATTCGCGACCATTACGGCGAATTTCGCGATTTTTCGGCTCTAATCCCCAATCCACAGGGTTCTCTAGCGGATGCAGTCAGCGATCGCTCTCTCTATTTCGCTGAGGTGGACGCGGCTGTTCTCCGCACTTGGGGGGGAGAGTACGCCGATATCGCCCAAGACATCGAGGAGAGAGTGAGGCAGCGAAAACAGGAAATCTTGACCCCGGAAAAACTCCTAAAATTCCCCTTCAAGACCCTATACGTCAATAAACGGGGAATAATTACCAAAAGAGAATCCCTGGAGGCCTACTACTACGAGGAACCCCTAGGCAAGGGAATCGAACCCCTGACTATGGTTGCTATTCCAGGGGGAACTTTCCTGATGGGTTCACCGGGAGAAAAGGACGATTTCAAGTCTGAAAAACCCCAACACCCCGTGAGCGTCAGTGCTTTCTACCTGAGCCAGACTCTGATTACCCTGGCGCAATGGCGGTTCGTGGCCCACCTACCGAGGGAGGGAAAAGACCTCAATCCAGACCCCGCGAGCTTTAAGGAAAGCGATAATAACCCCGTCGAGTCCGTGAGTTGGTACGATGCGATCGAATTCTGCGCCCGTCTGTCCCGTCACACGGGAAAAAATTACCGTTTACCGAGCGAGGCCGAGTGGGAATACGCTTGTAGAGCGGGAACAACCACCCCCTTCCACTTTGGCGAGACGATCACGGCAGAACTGGCGAATTACAATAGTTCAAAGGTCTATCAACAAGAAAAGGCGAAAAAATCCCCACACAAAACCACCCCCGTCCGCTCCTATCCCCCCAACGCCTTCGGGCTGTACGATATGCACGGGAATGTTTGGGAGTGGTGTTTAGATCCGTGGCACAGAGATTATCAAGGCGCACCGCCCACAGACGGGAGCGTTTGGGACGAGACAAATAATGATAATCGTTATGAAAACTTATTAAATAGTATAAATGAACTCTTGACGGATAAACGAATTGGTGTGCTGCGGGGCGGTTCTTGGTACCTCAATCCGTATTACTGCCGTTCTGCTTACCGCATCAGCGACTTCCGCCGCGACTACAACTACTACAACCTCGGTTTTCGGGTGGTGTGCGGTGCCGGGAGGACTTTGTAA